The Petroclostridium xylanilyticum genome includes a region encoding these proteins:
- a CDS encoding O-antigen ligase family protein: protein MIQAVNKNKIEITAVFIGMVLGVLGFMLPITSFIKVAGGLAVAVCILWKVEIGVFLVVVLTPFLQTMQLVGLIILSLFSFVIKLLLNKNYTLKNTPLDLPMVLFGGMIVYSSITSFAPRSSVFIALVYVSFLLFYMIFVNTIKNSAQLNALIVLFVFAGFIVGLYGIYQYYAGGPTTQSWIDKEMFKNIKARVYSSFDNPNVLGEYLVLLIPISIALMWAKKGWFYRLIFGGIAIIMGVCLIFTYSRGSWLGLMLALGIFAVLRDKRLVTLGIVGALMLPFALPATIINRFTSIGNLKDSSSAYRLSVWLGSLKIVKDYWPSGIGLGSDAFIKIYPRYALSGAAFALHAHNIYIQLLVETGIVGFISFLLLLFMFYKSILSSYWRTKDQFLSTIMIALCAGLAGYLFQGLVDNIWYNYRVMLTFWIVISLGMTAHKLAVNSSQFTVHDLQ from the coding sequence ATGATACAGGCTGTAAATAAAAATAAAATTGAAATCACTGCTGTATTTATCGGTATGGTATTAGGCGTCTTGGGCTTTATGCTTCCCATTACATCTTTCATAAAGGTGGCCGGGGGCCTGGCAGTAGCAGTTTGCATCTTATGGAAGGTAGAAATAGGAGTATTTCTGGTTGTTGTTTTAACTCCTTTTTTGCAAACAATGCAGCTGGTCGGATTGATAATACTAAGTCTTTTTTCTTTTGTTATCAAATTACTATTAAACAAGAATTATACTTTAAAAAATACGCCCCTGGACCTGCCTATGGTTTTGTTTGGCGGAATGATTGTATATAGCAGCATAACATCTTTCGCACCCAGGAGCAGTGTTTTTATTGCATTGGTCTACGTTTCTTTTTTGCTGTTTTATATGATATTTGTAAATACCATAAAAAATTCCGCACAGCTTAATGCCTTAATTGTGCTGTTTGTTTTTGCAGGTTTTATTGTCGGATTATATGGAATTTATCAGTATTATGCAGGGGGACCTACTACCCAGTCCTGGATTGACAAAGAGATGTTCAAAAATATAAAAGCAAGGGTTTACTCCAGCTTTGACAACCCTAATGTGCTGGGTGAGTATTTGGTGCTATTAATCCCTATTTCTATTGCATTAATGTGGGCAAAAAAAGGTTGGTTTTATCGTTTAATTTTCGGCGGTATTGCCATTATTATGGGAGTATGTCTTATCTTTACATACTCCAGAGGTTCATGGCTGGGGCTGATGCTGGCATTAGGCATATTTGCAGTGTTAAGAGATAAGAGGCTTGTGACACTGGGCATTGTAGGTGCGCTTATGCTGCCTTTTGCTTTACCCGCAACCATCATTAACCGATTTACAAGTATAGGAAATCTCAAGGATTCTTCATCAGCGTATCGACTTTCAGTATGGCTTGGCTCACTAAAAATTGTAAAAGATTACTGGCCATCAGGGATAGGATTGGGCAGCGATGCTTTTATTAAGATATATCCAAGATATGCGTTATCCGGAGCGGCCTTTGCACTACATGCGCATAATATATACATTCAGCTGCTGGTGGAGACAGGTATTGTAGGATTTATATCATTTTTATTGCTTCTTTTTATGTTTTACAAAAGTATACTGTCATCCTATTGGAGGACAAAGGACCAGTTTCTCTCCACCATAATGATTGCCCTTTGTGCAGGATTAGCCGGATACCTATTCCAGGGACTGGTAGATAATATATGGTATAATTACCGTGTGATGCTGACGTTTTGGATTGTGATATCCTTGGGTATGACTGCGCATAAATTGGCAGTAAATAGTTCACAGTTCACGGTTCACGATTTACAGTGA
- the murJ gene encoding murein biosynthesis integral membrane protein MurJ yields the protein MLTTKNTVRTVSFMIFATLAAKILGMVRDILLAGQYGTGMEAVAFLTASRIPLLFFDLGLGAAISSTFIPVFNQYLERGDKDAAVEFSNQFLNIIILVSSFITLIGIIFSRQWVNIIAAGLDEKTYALTVQLVQILFPMIIFTGIAYAFVGILQSFNEFNVPAAISLISNGIVIFYFLFLVKHFGIFGLALTMLFAWLAQVIVQIPFLIKKGYSYRPVISFTSEGIKRVSMLIIPILISTWVQPINAMVNIRLASYLNRGEAVAALDYANRTYIIVIGVFTYALGNVIFPSLSRMNAANNKEEFAKTLNTALRAVIYFIFPLMVGFIILRTAMVRFIYERGAFDSLSTQLTSTALLYYSLGMVGFGIQEIMNKAFYALHDASTPMKIGVAGITLNIVLSFILVQYMGIGGLALAASIAAITISITLAAFINKRVGGIINSLVFYDLGKIAAASLIMGVIAAATHRFAGSILGDNTLLKQILNLSLTGLVGMLVYAVLTLILGVKEAKIALDIIRDRFKRV from the coding sequence ATGTTAACAACAAAAAATACTGTCAGAACCGTCAGCTTTATGATTTTTGCGACACTTGCAGCTAAAATTCTTGGAATGGTGAGAGATATCCTTCTGGCAGGCCAATATGGGACAGGCATGGAAGCGGTGGCTTTTTTAACTGCCAGCCGCATCCCTCTTCTGTTTTTTGACCTGGGGCTGGGGGCTGCTATTTCTTCCACTTTTATTCCGGTTTTTAATCAATACCTGGAGCGTGGAGATAAGGATGCGGCGGTTGAGTTTTCAAACCAATTTTTAAATATCATTATATTGGTATCCAGTTTTATAACTTTAATTGGAATCATATTTTCCAGGCAATGGGTAAATATTATTGCGGCCGGGCTGGATGAAAAAACATATGCTTTAACAGTGCAATTGGTTCAGATTTTGTTTCCCATGATTATTTTTACGGGTATTGCCTATGCGTTTGTAGGAATATTGCAATCTTTTAACGAGTTTAATGTTCCTGCTGCCATTAGTTTGATATCCAATGGGATTGTTATTTTTTATTTTCTTTTCCTGGTTAAGCATTTTGGGATATTTGGCTTAGCACTAACAATGCTGTTTGCCTGGCTTGCACAGGTAATTGTGCAGATACCTTTTCTTATAAAAAAGGGGTATTCTTACCGGCCGGTTATTAGCTTTACCAGTGAAGGGATAAAAAGAGTATCGATGCTCATTATTCCTATTCTCATTAGTACATGGGTCCAGCCTATTAATGCAATGGTGAATATCCGATTGGCTTCCTATCTGAACCGGGGGGAGGCAGTGGCGGCTTTGGATTATGCGAATAGAACTTATATTATTGTTATAGGCGTCTTTACCTATGCCCTCGGGAATGTGATTTTTCCTTCCCTTTCCAGAATGAACGCCGCGAATAATAAAGAAGAGTTTGCAAAAACATTAAATACTGCCCTTAGAGCAGTCATATATTTCATTTTTCCCTTAATGGTTGGCTTTATTATTTTAAGAACCGCCATGGTTCGGTTCATTTATGAGAGGGGTGCTTTTGACTCACTTTCTACCCAATTGACTTCTACGGCGTTGCTGTACTATTCACTGGGGATGGTAGGTTTTGGGATTCAGGAAATTATGAATAAAGCTTTTTATGCTTTACACGATGCTTCTACCCCTATGAAAATCGGTGTAGCAGGCATCACATTAAATATTGTGTTAAGTTTTATACTGGTGCAGTATATGGGAATCGGGGGGCTGGCTTTGGCAGCGTCCATTGCTGCTATCACAATTTCTATTACCTTAGCTGCTTTCATCAATAAAAGAGTTGGGGGTATCATTAATTCCCTGGTATTCTACGATTTAGGGAAAATTGCTGCTGCTTCGCTTATTATGGGTGTAATAGCGGCGGCAACCCATAGATTTGCAGGCAGCATATTGGGAGATAATACACTACTAAAGCAAATACTGAATCTAAGCCTTACAGGTTTGGTAGGAATGCTGGTGTATGCAGTATTAACGCTTATTTTGGGTGTTAAAGAAGCTAAAATTGCTCTGGACATAATTAGAGATAGATTTAAAAGGGTGTGA
- a CDS encoding lysylphosphatidylglycerol synthase transmembrane domain-containing protein — protein sequence MKKYIKLAIGMLFTIIFLFFSYKSIGELDLRKVVTYPVNYFLVALSILFFIAAQWFRSLAWSRGMGRDFKTIQVFKAVCIGMAVNMVVPFRMGEALRIAVLGGTKDAFYSRVGVNIILERLMDVVILICLAVTTLFFTNFGIEIEKKIIWLRNLAIAGIVFGVAITGILRWLYLNSKSQPAWLVKLLGYIEKAGLIKSPKVILYAGFYLLLSWLCVYICTLLGILSVGAELGKALPASLTVLTMTNLAMLIPAAPGGIGVFQYACIYSLELYKVASIQAAVLAILLHLIQYAAMLPLGFYYFITGKYSLKKIKSSGS from the coding sequence TTGAAGAAATATATAAAACTGGCAATCGGGATGTTATTTACAATTATTTTTTTGTTTTTTTCTTATAAAAGTATAGGGGAATTGGACCTGAGAAAAGTGGTTACTTACCCGGTAAACTATTTTTTAGTTGCACTTTCAATCTTGTTTTTTATAGCCGCCCAGTGGTTTCGGTCGCTGGCATGGAGCAGAGGAATGGGCAGAGATTTTAAAACAATACAGGTTTTTAAAGCAGTTTGCATCGGCATGGCAGTGAATATGGTGGTGCCCTTTCGCATGGGTGAAGCACTGCGCATAGCTGTACTGGGAGGGACAAAGGATGCATTCTATTCCAGGGTGGGGGTAAATATTATACTGGAAAGACTTATGGATGTTGTCATCCTGATATGTCTGGCGGTAACTACTTTGTTCTTTACAAATTTCGGAATAGAGATTGAAAAGAAAATTATCTGGTTACGTAATTTGGCGATAGCTGGAATTGTATTTGGTGTAGCCATTACCGGGATATTGCGCTGGTTATACCTGAATTCTAAGTCACAACCTGCGTGGTTGGTAAAACTATTGGGATATATAGAAAAGGCCGGGTTAATAAAGTCACCTAAAGTAATATTATATGCAGGATTTTATTTGCTGTTGTCCTGGTTGTGCGTGTACATATGTACCCTTTTAGGAATTCTAAGTGTAGGGGCCGAATTAGGGAAAGCATTACCTGCTTCTCTGACTGTTTTAACCATGACCAACCTTGCTATGTTAATTCCTGCTGCGCCAGGAGGCATAGGAGTTTTTCAGTACGCATGTATTTATTCTCTTGAACTGTATAAAGTAGCCAGCATACAGGCAGCAGTATTGGCCATATTACTTCACCTTATTCAGTATGCTGCAATGTTGCCTTTGGGGTTTTACTACTTTATTACGGGAAAATATTCATTAAAAAAAATCAAAAGCAGTGGCAGTTAG